CTAACATATCAATCTTTTCTAACTGGGTTGCTGCACCAAATTCTGGTGTCATCACGTATAAAGAAGTATCAGAGTGTTCTATAATTTCGGTGTCTGATTGTCCGATTCCAGAAGTTTCTAAAATGATTAAATCAAACTCGGCTGCTTTTAAAACCTGAACAGCTTCGTTAACATATTTAGACAATGCTAAGTTAGATTGACGCGTAGCTAATGAGCGCATATAAACACGATCATTATTAATGGCGTTCATTCTAATTCGATCTCCTAAAAGTGCGCCACCTGTTTTTCTTTTTGATGGATCAACAGAAATTAAACCAATGGTTTTTTCGGGGAAATCAATTAAAAAACGACGAACCAATTCATCAACCAAAGAAGATTTACCAGCACCACCGGTTCCTGTAATTCCTAAAACTGGAGTTTTAGAAGTTTTATTTTTAGTGTGGATTTTATCTAAAGTATCTTTTGCAATTTCAGGAAAATTTTCTGCAGAAGAGATTACTCTTGCAATTTTACCAATTTCTTTATTTGCTAATTCTTTTAAATTTACATTTAATTTGTCCCCAATTGCAAAATCAGCAGTTTGTACCAAGTCATTAATCATTCCTTGCAAACCAAATTCTCTACCATCATCAGGAGAATAAATTCGGGTAATTCCATACTCCATTAATTCTTTAATTTCTTTTGGAAGAATTACACCGCCTCCGCCACCAAAAATCTTAATGTGTCCTGCACCTTTTTCTTGTAATAAATCGTACATATATTTAAAATACTCATTGTGCCCACCTTGATAAGAGGTAATTGCAATGGCATTTACATCTTCTTGAATGGCACAATTAACTACTTCTTCCACAGATCTATCGTGACCTAAGTGAATAACTTCCACTCCGGTAGATTGAATAATTCTACGCATAATATTAATGGAAGCATCATGACCATCAAAAAGTGCAGCAGCAGTTACAATTCGTACTTTATGTGTCGGTTTGTATGTTTTTATTTGTTTCATTCGTAATAGATGTTTGTATTTACGCGTGCAATTTACGGATTTAATAAAAATATAAGTTAATTTTAACGTAATCTTAAATGTTGAGGTTTGAGATTATTGGGTTTATACCATTTACATAAGCCTGAATAACGTTTAAATCTTTGGCAAAAGTGTGTCCTTTAAACCCGTTTATATCTTTTAGGATAACGTTGTCATTGTAAAATTTTAAATAAAGGGTAGAAAGTGGCGTGTAAGACCAATGCCATTTTTCTTCATGATACCCCGTTCTTCCATTTTCTTTGGATGTGTACACTTGATGAAACCCAAATCTAGCAGCATTTTTTAATAACCAATCGTATGTTTTTTTTCCTTGACCATGTAAAAAGTGAGTATTAGATAAACTATTAAGGTCTAAATCGGTTCCCCAATGATGTCTAGATGTAGAAGGCATTGAACTGTATTCAAGAATTTTTTGAGCTCTTTTTAAAGGGGCTAAATTTTTGAATTTCACATTCCATTTGTAATTCCATATATTCTTTTGATGCTCAAAGTTTCTAGTTCCAGAAATCACTTTTAAAGTAATCCCTTCTTTTTGAGCAGCATTTTTCATTTTAAGAAAAGCAGTCAACACTTCTTTTCTTAGATATATTTTTTTTGATGAATTTTCTTTAGGAACAATTACAAAATCGGGGTTTTTGGTGTAATCAAACTTTCCTAACACATAATTTTTTGTGAGGTATTTAGGAAGCAGCACAAGAGAGTCCTTTTTCTTGGCAACGGCAATTGTTTTTTCAGCAACTTTTTTCCGCTCTTTTTTACAGCCATTAATACATCCGAAGAAAATAAGAAGGATACTTAGTTTTATAAATAGTTTATAAATGCCCAAAACTTTCTGTTTTTTATGTAGTTAAAATCTTTTTCATGTTGATAAGCCTCCCGTTCGAAACTTAAATTTTTGTAGGCAAGATATCCATTTTTGTGCTTAAAAAATTTAAAAATCCATTCTAGTCCGTAAAAAAGATAGAAGAAGATTATTAGTAATTCCGCTTGCTGTTTTAAATGAATTTTCTCATGATTGATAAGTGTTTTGTCTTCTTTTAATTTTTTGTTTTTCAAGAAAATAAAAGGGAATAAAGTGATGCCAACAAAACCATTCGGAACAATATGTTTAAAAATTAAAATCATAAATAAGAGTGGGCTAAAACTTTAGCCTAAAATAACTAGATTTGTTTAGTATCACAAATTTAGTTTTTAAATGGCATAATTATTGCTCTTTGTTTTAAGTGTTAAAACCTTATTAATTACTCATTTTTAGAAAGATAGAATACTGTTTTAGCTTACGTTTTATTGTAGATTTGTTAACTGATTCAATAATTTAAAATAGATATCATGAAAAAAATATTCTTATTCCTGTTTAGTGCAGCGTTGCTAACCTCTTGTAATGCTATAAAAGTTACAACAGATTATGATAATAAAGTAGATTTTAATAAGTATAAAACCTTTGCTTTTTATAGACCGGGTATCGACAAAGCAGAAATTTCTGATTTGGATAAAAAAAGAATTTTACGTGCTATAGAATCTCAATTATTAGCGCAAGGTTTTTCTAAATCTGAAAATCCAGATATGTTGGTGAGTATTTTTACCAAGTCTAGAGAAAAAGTGAACGTGCAGCAAAATAATAATTTTGGATACGGTTATGGTTGGGGTTGGAATCCTTGGATGATGGGAGGCATGAATAATAATATTAACGTTTCTCAATACACAGAAGGTACCTTATTTATCGATTTTATTGATAAAAAGAAAAAAGAATTAGTTTGGCAAGGAATTGGTACTGGAGCTTTAAAACTTCAGAATAGAGAAAAAAAAGAGGCTAGAATTAATGAATTTGTAAAAGAGATTGTTTCTAGATTTCCTCCAGGACAAGAAAAATAAAAGTTTAAAAAGCGTTCTTAGGAACGCTTTTTTTATGGATTAAAATGATATTTTTGCAAGGTGTATAATAAAAGAGTAGAATTAGAGGAAGGTGATTTTTATGTAAATGAACAAGGTTATAAAGTGTTTACAGAAAAGTTTCACCTAAAAAGAGGATATTGCTGTAAAAGCGGATGTAAACATTGTCCTTATGGGTACGATAAAAAAACAGATTCTTTTAAATAACAAAGTGACTTTTAAAGGAAAATAGTTTCCAAAGAGTAGATAAATGATATAAATAAAATGATAAAAAGAATTTTAATTTTAGTGATGGCAGTTCAGCTTGTGGGATGTGCGGAATTGCAAAAAGTTGCAAATCAGGTAACACAAGGAACAGGTTTAAGTCAAGAGCAAATTGGGAATGGTTTACGTGAAGCTTTAGATAATGGAATAAAAAACCAGGTTTCTAAGTTAACAGCAACCAACGGGTTTTATAAAAACGAATTGGTAAAAATTATGTTACCAGAAGAATTACAAGCGGTAGATAATGGTTTGCGTAAAATTGGTTTGGGTAATTTAGCAGATGAAGGAATTAAAGTTTTAAACAGAGCAGCAGAAGATGCGGTAAAAACAGCGACTCCTATTTTTGTAAACGCAGTAAAAGATATGTCTTTTACAGATGCTAAAAATATTCTTTTAGGAGATCAAAACGCTGCAACAACGTATTTGCAAGGTAAAACTACAGAGAGTTTAACGGCTAGTTTTAGTCCAGTTATTAAAAATTCTTTCTCTAAAGTAGGTGCAGATAAGGTTTGGAGTAACTTAATTAGTAAATACAATTCTATTCCTTTTGTAAATAAAGTGAATCTAGATTTAACTCAATATGTAACAAACCAAGCTTTAAAAGGTGTTTTTACAATGATTGAAGTTGAGGAAAAAGGAATTAGAGAAAAAGCAGGTTTAAGAACTTCTGCTTTATTAAAACAAGTATTTGCGTTGCAAGACTAAATAATTTACTTTTTTTAGATATAAGGTTTAAAAGACTTCCTATTTAATAGGGAGTCTTTTTTTGTTATTTTAATAGCGCTTTTTAAGATAATTATCGTTCCATAATATCACGAATTCATTTCCAGTTGGCATCACCCTATTTTTAGTTATAAAAAGAATCTTTAGTGTTTTTTTTAAAAAAATCACGAGGAAAAAATTAAGAGGTCCTACTTTATCTTTTTTTTTAAAAAATAGCTAAAAAAAAAAGGTTTTTAGTTCTATGTGTTTGTTTGTTAGTGTTTTAGTTTGTTTTGTTGGTGCTTAATATCTTTTTTTTGAAAAAGCAAATAAAATTGATGAAATAAAATAAAATGGATTTTTTATAAAAAATACTTTAATTAAGAAAAATGAAGATAATCATTTTAATAAAATATTTTAAGAATTCATAGATTTTCTAAATAATTAACTTTCAAATTGCTATTTATTTACTTTTTTTGAATAAATATTGTGAAATTCGTTAACTTAATGTTAAATAAAAAACAGCTAATGTATTGAATTATCTTCAGTGATTTGTTAAAAATGATGAGTATTGTTCAATGGGATTAGTGGTTTCTGTCTTATAAATTAAATAAATGTTAATCTTAATTTTTTATATTAAGAAAAAATTAAGATTTTTGGCACATAATTAATTCAAATACATATAACAATGAGAAAATTTTTAAAGGTATCCCTAATGCTGTTTTTGGGGTTAATTGTGCAAGTTACTTTTGCTCAAAAGAAAACTATTTCTGGGACTGTCTCAGATCAATCAGGAAGTTTACCTGGTGTTAGTGTTTTAGTAAAAGGAACTACTAAAGGAGTTGAAACAGATTTTGATGGAAATTATAAAATTACTAGTAAAAAAGGAGACGTTTTAATATTTAGCTACTTAGGTTTTAAATCAGTAGAAAAAAAAGTAGGTAATTCTGCTTTTATTAATGTTACTTTAGAAGAAGATAATAGTGTATTAGATGAAGTTATTGTTGTGGCTTACGGAACAACAACTAAAGAAGCCTTTACAGGTTCTGCTAATGTTGTTGGAGCAACAGATTTAGCACTTAGATCTGTAACATCTCCAATTGGAGCTATAGAAGGTAAAGCAACTGGAGTTCAGTTTCTTTCAGCTTCTGGGCAACCAGGGTCTTCACCAGATATTGTAATTCGTGGTGTTGGTACTCTTAATGGTTCTACAGATCCATTATTTATTGTAGATGGAATGCAGTTTGATGGATCTTTAGGTTCTATCAACCAAGATGATATTGCTTCTATGACTGTTTTAAAAGATGCAGCTTCTACATCTTTATATGGTTCTAGAGCAGCAAATGGTGTTGTTATTATTACAACTAAAAAAGGAAAAAAGAATAGAACTACTGTAAGTGCATCTACTCAGTATAGTGTAATTACAAGATCTATACCTAATTATGATATGGTAGGAGCAGGTTCTTATTATGAGTTAATGTGGGAAGGTTACAAGAATACAATTGGTGGTGCAAACCCAGAAGTTGAAGCTTCTGCAAAAATCTATAACCAATTAGGTTATAACCCATTTGATGTTGCAAATGATCAAATTGTTGGTACAGATGGTAAATTAAATCCTAGTGCTAACCTTAAATATCAATCTTTAGATTGGTTCGATTATTTAGAGAGAACGGGTAGTAGAAAAAATCATTCTGTAAACGTTTCTTCTGGTGGCGAAAATCATTCTATATTTTATTCTGCTTCTTATTTAAAAGAAGAAGGGTATGTTATTGAAAGTGATTATGAGAGAGTTACTAATAGATTAAATGCAGATTTTTCACCAACTAAAAATCTTACTGTTGGTGGTAGTGCGTATATTACAACTACAAATTCTCATGGGCCAACTAGTGGAGGTGATAGTTCTACAGCAAACCCTTTTGCTTGGGCTAACAGTTTAGGTCCTATTTATCCAGTTTATCAAGTAGATAATAATGGTAAGATTGTAAATGATGCTTCAGGAAACCCTTTATATGATTTAGGAGAAGGATATCCAGCTAACAACATTCAAACAAGACCATACAATCCAGGGAGACATGGTATTGCTGAGTTAATTTTAAACGAAGATCAAGATAAACTTAATCTTTATGGATTTAGAAATTATGCTGAACTTACTATTTTAGATGGTTTAAAAGCTAGAGTATCTTACGGTAGAGATATTCAAGACAATATTACTAAAGGATATGAAAACGAAACTGTAGGTGATGGTGCTCCAACAGGTAGATATAGTGAAGATAGATACAGAAGAGTTATTGAAAACTTTAATCAAGTTTTAACATACAATACTTCTATTAAAGATGTTCATAATGTAGACGTAACTTTAGGACACGAGAGTATGAATAGAGAGTTTTCTACATTAGGAGGTATTGCCAATACTCAAACTGCTACTGGTATTTATGAGTTTGATAATTTTGCAGCAGGAGATAATGTAAATGGAAATAGTACAGACCATAGAATAGAAGGGTATTTTGCAAGATTAAATTATAATTTTGATAGCAAATATTACTTAAGTGCTTCTGCAAGAAGAGATGGTACTTCTAGATTTTCTAAAGATGCACGTTGGGGAACGTTTTATTCAGTAGGTGGTTCTTGGAGAATAGACCAAGAGAGTTTTATGGAAAACGTTTCTTTCATCGATAGATTAAAATTAAGAGCCTCTTATGGTGAAATTGGAAACGAAAGACTTGGTACTTTTTATGCTTCTCAAGCATTGTATGAAATAATACCAAACGCAGGTGCACCTGGTATTATTTGGTCTAATACAGGAAATGTAGATTTAGAATGGGAGAACCAAATTAGTTGGGATGTTGCATTAGAGTTTGGTTTGTTTAATAATGTATTAGAAGGTTCTGTAGAATTTTATAAAAAAACTTCACAAGATTTATTATATGAATTAGGTATTCCTCTTTCTGAAGGATTAGATGTGTTTCCTACAAATTTAGGAGATATTTATAACCAAGGTTTAGAACTTAGTTTAACAGGTCATATCTTAAATACTAAAGATTTTAATTGGGACTTATCTGTACAAGCATCTACTTTTAAAAATGAAATCACTAAAATTGATAGTCCAGCAGATAACGGATCAAAACGTTGGGAAGTAGGTAGATCTAGATATGATTATTACATTTATCATTATGCAGGTGTAGATGTAGATAATGGTGATGCTTTATACTATATGTTTGAAGATACTGATGACGGAGGAAGAACTGCTGTTTTAAATGCAGATGGTACACAAGCAACTACTAACGATTATCAAGAAGCTGGAGAAGCATTTACAGATAGTAGTAGTATTCCTGATTTAATTGGGTCTGTATCTAACTCTTTTAGATATAAACAATTTTCGTTAGATTTCTTATTTACTTTTGGTATTGGAGGAGAAATTTTAGATAGTGGATACTCTTCATTAATGCACGCTGGTACTTTTGGTAGATCTTTACATGTAGATGCAGAAAATGCTTGGAGAGCTCCAGGAGATATTACAGATGTACCTCGTTTAGAAAACGGAGACCCTAACCAAACAGTTGCTGGTTCTACTCGTTTTTTAACAGATGCTTCTTACCTTTCTTTAAAAAACGTAAACTTCGGATATAATTTTGATAAAAATGTATCAGAAAAATTAGGTTTAAGTAATTTACGCGTTTCTCTTTCTGCAGAAAATGTTTTTATCAGTACAAAAAGAAAAGGATTAAATCCTCAATATAGTTTGTCAGGAACACAAACTGCATCTGACTATAGTCCTTCTAGAACAGTTACTTTAGGCTTAAATTTATCTTTCTAGAAATTATTAAATTATATAAACTATAAATAAAATATTAAATTATGTTACGAAAAATTAACCTATTAATTTTAGGATTACTAGCAGTATTTGTTACTGGTTGTTCTGAAGATTTTCTAGAAACAACGCCAACAGATTCTATTGCAGAAGCAGACGCCTTTGCTAGTGTAGACAATATGTTTTTGGTATTAAATGGATTGCATAGAGTTATGTATGCTCAAAATCCGATATCAGGAGGAACTTCAAGTAGAAGTGGACAGAGTTTTTATATGCCAGCTTTAGATGCTATGGGGGGGGAAATGATTCACTCGGCACCAGGTAATGGTTGGATGACAAGTGAGTTAAGATGGTTAACACATACAAACGCCAACTTTACAACAGTAAATAACTTTTGGTACATGCGTTACCATATTATAGCAACATCTAATAACTTAATTAATTTAATTGCGGCAAACGGTTATCCAGAAGCAGATGCAGATGTAAGAAATATTCTTGGTCAAGCGTATGCTTATAGAGCTTGGGCGTATCACCAATTAGTATCAACTTTTGCAAAAGGCTATTTAATTGGTACTCCTGCTACAGACCCTGGTGTTCCTTTATTGTTGGTTACAGGTGCTCCTTTTACTAGTGAAGGTAGAGCAACTGTACAGGTAGTATATGACCAAATAAATGATGATATTGCAAAGTCTATTACTTATTTTAATGGTGCTTCTGACCCTGATAATAAATCTCATTTATCTATAAATGCAGCTCATGGTTTAAAAGCAAGAATAGATTTAACTCAAGGTAACTGGAAAGACGCAGCAGACGCAGCAATAGCAGCACGTGCAGGTTTTCCTTTGTTAGATGAGTCTGATTGGTTATCTGGTTTTAATACTGTAGATCTTTCTGAAGTAATTTGGGGAGGAACTGTTATTGATTCAGAGACAAACTATTATCAATCTTTTTTCTATTTTATTAGCCCTACTTTTAATGGTAGTCAAAATAGATCTAACCCTAAGTTAATAAATAAAGAAGTGTATGATGCAATTCCATCTACAGACTTTAGAATTAATATGGCATTACCATTGGCTCCAAATACAAACTCTTCTGCTTCTAACGGAGAAGGAGGTAGTTATGAGACAGATCCAAACTATGATTCTTCAGATGAATTTTGGGATGCTTGGGAAGCTATTATAACTAAATACGGAATGACTACAGGTCATAATACACACCCTTACATGGCTGTTAAGTTTTTACAGAAAAATCCAGGAACGATAGATCCAGATGACGTTATTTATATGCGTGCTTCAGAAATGTATTTAATAGAAGCAGAAGCTAAAGCAATGCAATCTGATGTTACGGGTGCTCAAGCAGTACTTCAAGTTTTTGGATCTTCAAGAGATACAGCTTATGATTCGTCTATTTATACTACTAAAGATGCTTTAATGGAGCACATTAAGTGGCAAAGAAGAGTAGAACTTTATGGAGAAGGATTTAGTTTTCATGACCATATCCGTTGGGATGAAGGGATTGATTTAACAAACTCTGGAGCTGATGATAACTTATATAGAGATGGTTTTATGCAAGCAAAACCTTCTTTAAATGATGCTTGGATTTGGAAAATTCCACAAGATGAAATTGATGCAAACCCGAATTTAACGGAAGCAGATCAAAATTAAGAAGTTATTTTTAACTTTATTAAATAGTAAAACCACCTTTTTTAAGGTGGTTTTTTTATGAAAGATATTCTGTGAAAAGTAAAAGCAGGTTTAAGAACTTCTGCTTTATTAAAACAAGTATTTGTGTTGCAAGACTAAGTTTTGCAAAAAAAATATTTGTTAAAAAATCTCTGTGTTTTTTTAACAAATAGATTTTTTTATTTAGTAAGGTTTTCTAGACAAATGCTTCTTTAATGCAAAGATTTAAAGTAATCAAACGCTTTTAGTAATCTACTTCCGGTCCAAGAAAACATTTCTCCATCTACAAGTATCGCTTTTGCTTTAGAGGTGTTTTTTTCTGCTTCTAAGAGATGTTCTTGCTTAAAAGGAAATGGTTCTGAAGATAATAAAACTAAATCAAGTTGTGTGTTTAATTTCATTTCTTCTAAATCCACTTCAGGGTAGCGTTTTTTATGCTGATAGATATTATCAAACTTGTTTAATTCTAGTAAATGATTGATAAAAGTAGTATTTCCAGCAGCCATCCAAGGATCTTTCCAAATAAAATAAACTACTTTTTTTGTTGCTTTGTTTTTGATGAATTGCTTAAAATCTGTCAGTTTAAGACTAATTTTGGTAATCATTTCTAAAGCGTTACTTTCTACAGAAAATAGATTTCCGTATTGTTTTATAAGTGCTAGATTATCATCAATCGTAAAAATATCTGAAACATGAGTTGGTGCAATTTGTTCACAGATTGCTACAATTTCTTTGCTGTTTTCTTCCTTATTACAAAGGATAATATCAGGCTGTAAAGCCTTAATTTTTTCTGGGTGAATACTTTTTGTACCCCCAACAATTGTTTTGGTTTGTTTTAAGTTTACAGGATGTATACAAAACTTAGTAATACCAACAATAGAATCTTCTAAACCTAAATCTACCAGTAATTCAGTTAAACTCGGTACAAGAGAAATAATCCGTTTTGGTGTTTTTTTAAACGCCAATATTCTGCCTATTTGATCTTGAACCTGCATCTAATTATTGATTTAAAATTTCTGCCATTTCTTGTTGTAATTCTGCTGCTTTTATCGCAGCTTTAGTTGCAAAGTCTTCGTTTTTAGAAGCGTAAATAATTCCTCTAGAAGAGTTAATTAGTAAACCTACATTTTCTGATAAACCATATGTACAAACATCTTGTAAATTACCACCTTGTGCACCAACACCCGGAACTAATAAAAAAGAATTCGGAACAATTTTTCTAATTTCTTTAAAGTATTCTGCTTTTGTAGCACCTACAACATACATTAAGTTTTCTGAGTTTTTCCATCCTTTAGAAGTCTCTAAAACCTCTTTGTATAATTCTCTACCATTTACTTCTTTTGTTTGAAAATCGAAAGCCCCTTCATTAGATGTCAAAGCCAACATAATAGTATGTTTGTTTTTAAAAGCTAAAAAAGGCTCTACCGAATCTTTACCCATATAAGGCGCAACAGTAACCGAATCGAATGCTAAATCTTCAAAGAAAGCTTTTGCATACATGGTTGAGGTGTTGCCAATATCGCCGCGTTTTGCATCTGCAATGGTGTAGATTTCTGGGTAATTACTATTTAAATACTGAATGGTTTTTTCTAGAGATTGCCAACCTTTAAGACCGTATGCTTCATAAAAAGCTGTGTTTGGTTTATAAGCAACACATAAATGATGGGTAGCATCAATAATTGCTTTGTTAAATGCAAAAATAGGATCTTCTTCTTTTAAAAGATGCGATGGAATTTTGTTTAAATCCACATCTAATCCGATGCATAAAAATGAATTTTTCTTTTTAATTTGGGCAATAAGTTCTTGTGTTGTCATTGGTTTTTTAATAGTTACGCAAAAGTAGGTATTTTTGTTTTTAAATAAAGTGTCTAATTGTAAGTATTAGAAATTTTAGAAGACCAAAATTAAAAATAAATTTATGTTTAAAAAAGTGTCTATTTTAGTTTTACTAGCTGTTTTTATGAGTTGTAATTTAGAAAAACCAACGGTGTTTTCAGAAAAAGCTTTAAAGGAAAAAGTATATAATTTAAATGATGAGGTTGCAAACTTTAAAGAAGTATTGGAGCAATACAAAGGAAAAAAGATACTTATTGATGTTTGGGCTTCTTGGTGTAGAGATTGTATTGCAGGAATGCCAAAAGTAAAAGCATTGCAAAAAGAGTTTCCGGAGGTAGTTTATCTCTTTTTATCTGTTGATGAAAAAAAAGGATCTTGGAAAAGAGGAGTGGAGCGTTACAATGTTATTGGTGAGCATTACAATTTACCAAAAGGGATGAAAAAAGGAGATTTAGTCGATTTTTTAAATGTAAGTTGGATTCCGAGATATGTTGTTGTAGATGAAAACGGAGGAATTTCTTTATTTAATGCCACAGATGCTGCGGATAAAGACGTTATTGAGGCATTAAAAAAATCTATATAAAACGTTATCGTAACTATTTACTTTTCTAAGTGTTTTTTGTCTTTCCATTTCTTAAATTTACATCCAAATTAAAAAAAACATTAACAAGCGCCTTTTAGGTGATAAAATAACAATTATGAGAACAAAAATAGTAGCAGGTAACTGGAAAATGAACAATGATAAGTCGGAAAGTAAAAAACTTATCAAAGATTTAAAAAAAGCAATTAAAAAAGAGAAGTTAAAAAATACTCGTGTAATTGTTGCTCCTACTTTTGTAAATTTATCTGCTTCTTTAAAAGCAGCTAAAGATTCTAAAATTGAAGTGGTTGCACAAAATATGCACCAAGCTAAAAACGGAGCGTATACAGGAGAAATTTCTGCAGATATGTTAAAAGCAATCGGAATTAAAACGGTTATTTTAGGACATTCTGAAAGAAGAACTTATTTTAATGAAACAGATGCATCTTTAGCAGCAAAAGTAGATGCTATTTTAGCAAATGATTTAGAAACTATTTTCTGTTTTGGAGAATTGTTAGAAGACAGAAAATCTGAAAACCATTTTGCAGTTGTAGAAAGTCAAATTTCTAATGCTTTATTTCACTTAGAAGCAGATGCTTGGAAAAGTATTATTTTAGCATACGAACCAGTTTGGGCAATTGGTACAGGAGAAACTGCAAGTGCAGAACAAGCACAAGAAATGCATGCTTTTATTAGAAGTATTGTAGGCAAAAAATATAATAAAGAAGTTGCTGATGAAGTGTCTATCTTATACGGAGGAAGTGTAAAACCTGCGAATGCTGAAGAAATTTTTTCTAAACCAGATGTAGATGGAGGATTAATTGGTGGAGCTGCTTTAAACGTAGATGACTTTACAGGAATTATTAAAGCTATTTAAGCATCGTATTTAAAGATATTTACAATAAATTTGCATCGAGATTTTAAAAATCTTGATGCATTTTTTTTACAAGAAAGTTTATGGACAATATTTATATAGAATACAATTTTACAGTAACACCAAAAGAACCTGGAACAGAAATTTTAATTGCAGAATTAGGAGAGGTTGGTTTTGAGAGTTTTGTTGAAAGCGAAAACGGAGTAACAGCTTACATTCAGAAAGATGATTGGAATACCGCCGTTTTAGAAGATATTTTTGTTTTAAATTCTGATGAGTTTTCTATTGAATACAACCAGAGTGAAATAGCGCAAACCAACTGGAATGCAGAATGGGAAAAGAATTTTTCTCCTATTCAGGTAGAAGATGTGGTAAGTATTCGTGCGCCATTTCATGAGAATCCTAATTTAAAATATGATATTGTAATAGAACCAAAAATGAGTTTTGGTACAGGTCATCATGAAACTACACACATGATGGTACAGCATTTATTACAATTAGATTTAGAAAATAAAAAAGTATTAGATATGGGATGTGGAACCGGAATTTTAGCAATTTTTGCTGAAATGAAAGGCGCAAATCCTATTGATGCCATAGATATTGATAATTGGTGTTACGAGAATTCAATAGAAAACGTAGAAAGAAATAATTGTAACCATATTTCGGTTTTTGAAGGGGATGCATCGCTTTTAATTAATAAAAAATATGATGTGATTATTGCGAACATCAATAGAAACATTTTATTGATGGATATGAAAGCGTATGC
The nucleotide sequence above comes from Polaribacter butkevichii. Encoded proteins:
- a CDS encoding ABC transporter substrate-binding protein codes for the protein MQVQDQIGRILAFKKTPKRIISLVPSLTELLVDLGLEDSIVGITKFCIHPVNLKQTKTIVGGTKSIHPEKIKALQPDIILCNKEENSKEIVAICEQIAPTHVSDIFTIDDNLALIKQYGNLFSVESNALEMITKISLKLTDFKQFIKNKATKKVVYFIWKDPWMAAGNTTFINHLLELNKFDNIYQHKKRYPEVDLEEMKLNTQLDLVLLSSEPFPFKQEHLLEAEKNTSKAKAILVDGEMFSWTGSRLLKAFDYFKSLH
- the pyrF gene encoding orotidine-5'-phosphate decarboxylase; translated protein: MTTQELIAQIKKKNSFLCIGLDVDLNKIPSHLLKEEDPIFAFNKAIIDATHHLCVAYKPNTAFYEAYGLKGWQSLEKTIQYLNSNYPEIYTIADAKRGDIGNTSTMYAKAFFEDLAFDSVTVAPYMGKDSVEPFLAFKNKHTIMLALTSNEGAFDFQTKEVNGRELYKEVLETSKGWKNSENLMYVVGATKAEYFKEIRKIVPNSFLLVPGVGAQGGNLQDVCTYGLSENVGLLINSSRGIIYASKNEDFATKAAIKAAELQQEMAEILNQ
- a CDS encoding TlpA family protein disulfide reductase; amino-acid sequence: MFKKVSILVLLAVFMSCNLEKPTVFSEKALKEKVYNLNDEVANFKEVLEQYKGKKILIDVWASWCRDCIAGMPKVKALQKEFPEVVYLFLSVDEKKGSWKRGVERYNVIGEHYNLPKGMKKGDLVDFLNVSWIPRYVVVDENGGISLFNATDAADKDVIEALKKSI
- the tpiA gene encoding triose-phosphate isomerase; its protein translation is MRTKIVAGNWKMNNDKSESKKLIKDLKKAIKKEKLKNTRVIVAPTFVNLSASLKAAKDSKIEVVAQNMHQAKNGAYTGEISADMLKAIGIKTVILGHSERRTYFNETDASLAAKVDAILANDLETIFCFGELLEDRKSENHFAVVESQISNALFHLEADAWKSIILAYEPVWAIGTGETASAEQAQEMHAFIRSIVGKKYNKEVADEVSILYGGSVKPANAEEIFSKPDVDGGLIGGAALNVDDFTGIIKAI
- the prmA gene encoding 50S ribosomal protein L11 methyltransferase, which produces MDNIYIEYNFTVTPKEPGTEILIAELGEVGFESFVESENGVTAYIQKDDWNTAVLEDIFVLNSDEFSIEYNQSEIAQTNWNAEWEKNFSPIQVEDVVSIRAPFHENPNLKYDIVIEPKMSFGTGHHETTHMMVQHLLQLDLENKKVLDMGCGTGILAIFAEMKGANPIDAIDIDNWCYENSIENVERNNCNHISVFEGDASLLINKKYDVIIANINRNILLMDMKAYANCLNDKGVLLLSGFYQEDIPVIDAEVSKYDLKLETFIERNNWVALKYNKL